A region from the Perca fluviatilis chromosome 16, GENO_Pfluv_1.0, whole genome shotgun sequence genome encodes:
- the LOC120544160 gene encoding complement C1q-like protein 4 isoform X1, protein MEISVRFNLLLLLGTVSQSESNDCQQTFPQDIYAGLREITSSLVQLKADMTLLQRETKEQAAQQKTEVDKLNQKLQVRQVAFSASLLAGESATIGPFPSHTTLIYKHVPTNIGNAYNSNTGLFTAPVRGAYHFEWWVGVHGDNGVHASAAGLFKNSDQIFLAWEQQTAYFGTSSNGVTLFLEVGEVVSVRLWAGTLAFDNGYHHTTFSGHLLFPM, encoded by the exons ATGGAGATCTCTGTGAGGTTTAATCTGTTGCTACTGCTCGGCACCGTCTCACAGAGTGAAAGTAACGATTGTCAGCAGACTTTTCCTCAAGACATCTACGCTGGGCTGAGAGAGATCACCTCCTCGTTGGTTCAGCTGAAGGCGGACATGACATTGTTGCAAAGAGAGACTAAAG AACAAGCAGCACAGCAGAAAACTGAAGTGGACAAGCTGAATCAAAAACTGCAAG tccgaCAGGTTGCATTCTCAGCCTCTCTGTTGGCTGGTGAATCAGCAACTATTGGTCCATTTCCATCACACACTACTCTGATCTACAAACACGTCCCCACCAACATCGGAAATGCCTACAACTCAAACACAG GTCTGTTCACAGCCCCGGTGAGAGGAGCGTACCACTTTGAGTGGTGGGTTGGTGTACATGGAGACAACGGTGTCCACGCTTCAGCTGCTGGGTTGTTCAAAAACTCAGACCAAATTTTCTTGGCATGGGAGCAACAGACTGCCTACTTTGGGACTTCCTCTAATGGTGTTACACTGTTTCTAGAGGTGGGAGAAgttgtgtctgtgcgtctgtggGCTGGCACTTTGGCGTTTGACAACGGATATCACCACACCACCTTCAGTGGTCATCTGCTGTTCCCCATGTAA